taCTGTTATAtacctaaaaaatatattgttcaaacatTATGTAAGTATGCTTTTAGCCATTTCAAACTCTTCTTTCTCCTGTGTCAGCAgagataagaaaattataatcttgCAAAAGAAAGTTGTAACACCCCTCTCTCCGTTTGTCTTTTACTTTAACTTTGGCATCAACTGTAGtattctaattttaagattGAATTCAGATCGAGGATGCAACTTtgcaaaaaactaaattcatgcttcaaaacaaaattcatacCACTTTTGCTGCAATtctcagcaaaaataagcataatacAAACCCTTCTTTCAGTTAGGTACTTATGTTATATTTGAACAGACCgttaactgattaaaaattaaaagaaaggtgtgaataatgatgaataaaaatgagaTTCTATTTCAGCCAGAGTTCCAAGAATTATCTCTTTTCCAGTAGTTGTTAAACCAGGCTTACATTAGAAAatcattattacaaaataagcatCATCTAAGAAGCACACATAGCAATATAATGgtattcattacaaattaaagttcTACTCATAAATGAATACTCTTAGCAAAGATTTCAATGTGAGTCATCAAGAGTGATACATACTTGCAGCCTTCTTTGAAAGCTTTATCAGCAGCAACATAATCCTCTCTcattaaatgaatcaaaacCTGTGCTACTACAAGCCGCCCAGCAGCTCTTGTATTATTAGTTTGTAGATGATATTCCATTTCTTTCTTAACCATGTCTGCTGCATCATCAAACCTAACAATTTAGaagaataattatcattaacaGTTAGATGAGTATTATGAAAGGTGTTTTATGAAAGGTGTTTTATGAATTATGTTGAAAGACAACAAAGCTGAAAAATAGCAGACtacttcatttcatttttctctctacatttaaaacaaatgaatgaaAAGCAAAATGCATCCTCATATTCTTCATATAAGCTATTTTTATACATGAACcaagattttcattaaaaaaataagatctgAGAAGCATAACAAATATAAGtatcaaaaatgtttatgtcaacgaaaatttattttaaaagttagacaAGTCTAACAAcacaatcattaaataaatcatttttttatatatataaaggaatAAGAAGCAGAatctaataaaaagaagaaattggtATTATTTGCATGGCTCAAACTCACTGTTAGAGATCTTAACTGCAATTTTGGAGTCTGAATGAGGAAATTAATATAGTATTGAGCAGTTAATCTGAAATAAgggggaaaaatttatttggaacaAAGTAatcagtattttgaaaatttctcttcAGTATTTGGAACTTAATGGCTTATTCTAGGTTTGtctaaacttacttttttaacactataaattttaaattacttatggagATGAAAGAGAATTAGCAATGAAAAGTCTCTACCATGGTATAGTGTTTTCTTAAGTATCAATAAGTTGTTTTGATAGTATTGAGTATTATCAATACCTTTTTTCAATAGTACTCAATTCTTCGATTTAACTTGAACGAGAAAATGATTCCCTTTAATGATTTGTTATAGCTGTTTCGATCCAATTAACCGATATTAGGATTCAAAGGTGAACCGATTTTATTAAGAGTTTAgccaagaaataatttatttatttgtcaataaattcaagatttaaaagataaaaagaataagCACAACAATATctcatctttttaaattttttgaaaaattcaatgataaaaatacattgcatagtaaattaaaagctaacacaatcataaatcaaaatggTTTGTTTCTTTTGTTCACACTTTTGctttaacaaaatatgtaaacttaagaaaaatgagttttattaaaataaaagttcattaaataggttgttaaattaaattaaataggttCATTAAATAGGTTCATTAAATAGTTCATTAATAGgttcataaaattcataaaataggagttcatttgaataaaggaaaagaaaaaatataaactttggaacaagcatatttttctgaaaaaataatgtaaatgtttaacaagaaaaatatattgcatgATAAATCCAAAGTAATACAATCATAAGAAAACAcagtttacttttttcattaaaaaaataaactaaatgaaagtaaaataataaataaataaaaagaaggtggtattaaaatgaatacaatatctttattgaattttgaataagGAAAGTAATACATTATGGAACAGGTAAGTTTGAGTTTAGGAAACcagaaatcaagaaaaaaaatattttggagcaaatataatttttgaagggtaatattaacatttaacaattttggAACAACTGGTATGTCTCGTAGTAACTAGTTTTAGATTTGATAAAGAAAGAGAATGCACTTAGAGACAAGTGTACAGTTAGATATTTAGAAAGCTAATATAAATGTTTGAGAGTCTATATTGATCAAGTACAATTATAaccaaaatttaatagttattatacCTTCTAAGCTTGACCAAAATCCTAGCAGCTTTCCCAACAAATTCTGAAGCTTGTGTGGGCCGATCttctatctaaaattaaaaagacaaaatttttaaacttcttcaaAGAATgacaattaaaacaatattagcaACAGAATAATATGATTGTTTTcactaattaatgaaaatttcataatacaatttttttcacctagtacataatacaattttttttacctaccACTTTCTTTTAATGTGTCAAAAgccttcattattattatttaaagggtattacattttaacaaaatttctcaGGTTATTACTCTGGTTACAAGATAATTTAAGAACAGCGACATGAAACTGCTtaagcaaaattgttttaattaaatagtttgcattaaaaagtgttaaattttataaataaatgtaacttacatgtaataactttaaaatttagtaattacaAAAACCCATGATATTTCTCTCCAATACTTCTAAACTTTGCAACTTAAAAACACAAGTGCAAAGCACATACCACGATGTGTAActtcaaagattttattttgatgagaaaTAGGTAGTGTTAAACACAGTTTTTAtaacagtataaaatattttaatacaataaaattgctttaaaaaagatataaaaggatttaaggaataaatcatttgctttaaagtttcatttgttACATCTGTAAGAAATcatcagataaaatttaaaattgcactaatgtttgaaaaaaaaaatgaatttcgcagacaaagaataatttaataaatcatttcacATCCTCTTTAAAATcccatttgtttcaaatttaattttaagctgccttatttaagagaaataaacaatttgtttagactttcatttaattacatcatagcttaaaataaaaatatataaatattattgcaaattacaagaaaaagattcaaattttgaacTACAAGAAATGAATTGAGATTTTTCTGCCaactaattatttacaatttgcattgtaatacataaattatttattattgaacaaaattattaatatttaaccttttatttaaaattattattttacagagagtattattttctgttatttgatGAATGAcacttaaataaaacttctttattgaaatattcatacaaacgaaataattctaatattttgaatcacaactgaaaaaaatacaataaacataaagtaataatgataaaataaataaagttatatttaccATAACTACATCTGCGGCTTTTATATAAAGTTGTAAAGCTACTTCAGGGTTTTTACTTTCAaccattctgaaaaaaaaaaaaaaagcttatttcaagaatattttttgagaagtaacttaaaaaaagaaaagaaactgatTCAATAATCCTAGTACAGATTTTCTTGTAGAATCAAATTGAACATATATCTGGCATTAAAATCCTATTACATAAAAGATTTagcaatcataaaaatttaccatttacttctttaacgaaaaaaaaaattcacgataaactttctattttttgtgACAAAACGTGTTTCAGGCAGATATGTCAAGAAACTTGCTTTAAAACATGTAAGTTAGATTAGAACAGTAATCAGGGTGCgcagccaaatctttcaacaaaaaataagcaccttttaagtactttttaagcactcaaaaatatttttaagcactatatacattaacaaaatgcaaaataatttttaaagactttagatgatcatgagaaaataactagttcctaacaaaaaactcttttcttgattatattagcggttataaaatgatcgagagatttttcatATTAGAGGGTGGTAAATGaaatctgaaattgagaatatcttgcaaaatgcagcagagttgcacatgagaaggcaataatctcaccaaacccagctcagtagataCACATACAGACTCGCAAGTATTTGATCAAACATgcaaaatgattggcgcttacatacgctatggaccgatGGTACACTGAAATGAaatgtgaaaacgttgaataaaacaatgtgaaaagcacgcttttgcataacaTGTGGAGAAAATtgacatggtaaaaaaaaaaaatctcagttttgaaaagggaaaattaggcactttttaaaaacgctacgcaccatggtATACCTGtttgtttaatacattaaaagaatTGTTGCAAAGTTGCAAATTCAATGTGGtgcaagtattatttttaaactattaaaatgagCAATTGAAATTATCAAAGATGGCAAACTTAtaaagtgaaaagaaatatatataaatactttgcTCCCCTGTCCAATGTTAAAGCTGCAGTATCGGGTGTACCATGCTCTCTAAATAGTTGACATGCTCGATGAATCAAGTCAATAGCAGTCTTGTAATCCTCCATACATTTAGAGATCAAAGCTGCCTGCTCATagttcctaaaataatttttttttaaaacaatgtcaaaaaaatttatacaaattaaattttttttattaagtacttACTTTGCAGCTGAGAAGAAACTTTCTTAAATTAaggacaacaacaaaaaaaaaaaacttatagactaaattatatttaaatatttaaaaaccaatacaaagtaatgaaataactagagtaataaaataaaactaaaatcaaaattaggAAACAttctgcaataaaatttaaacataattactttaaagcttttgtaaaataggtaaaaattataaaacaagggagcataaaaattttttttagcttcttaaagcattggaaaaaatgtaattatatattagttgcagatatataaaatataaacacagAAAACTACTAAtgattttagatttatattagttaaacaatatataataaatttcttgatGTTAAAActtatccttttttattttaatgcatgtaataaaataaaatatgaaacaaaatataaagtaatatatttatgtgATAGAAAAACCTTATACAGCAGAAATATAACTCACAATCTTaagacttaataaatatttttacagacaaatgtatatttttacaagtcaatccagtatattttatatacttgaaGTATTATTCCATATACTTAGATAATATTTCTTGCATATGTAGTATTTAAACTATCAAGCATATAAATCAGTTCAGATTAGaatgaaacaatataaaatgaaataatataatttctaatggTAATTTATAACAGAGAATAATACAGTCGTCCCCATTTAATGGCATATCGGATAACCAAATAACCCgcttatacaaataaaattttatggaaccaaatcattttatatgaaacCAATGCTAAACTTCCCCGTTTATAGgagtatttgattatttatgtcCGTGCCTAATTGCATAAAGAGGAGGtactgaaatgaatttttatttttgagaaatgtttctCCAGCTAAACTGGAATTTCTGTTTTTCAGTTAAGATAAGGTTGTAATAGGTGGTCACTTCAATAGAGACTTAACTGTTCATTAATTGGTCTAAACAGGTGTTAGgagtaaagttgaaaaattaatcaaatcttgCTGCCAGTTATACATTGAAATAAAGGAAGGGAGTTTCACCCTTCTTTGGCTTATTTCACTCACACATCGTTTAGAATGTACAAAAGGTACAGAATGATTTGTTTTGTGGTTAAGACTTGTGGTCCCCTCCTACTGCACTATTAGctttgataagaaaaagtttcacAAACCTAACACACTAGAGTACAGTGTGTCTTTCTCTTAAGTGGAATAATCATTGCTTAATCCAGTGAATAACTCTGAGTTGGTTGCAAGTTGAGAGTGAAAAGGAATGATTTGAATTAatcggaagaagaaaaaaagaaaaaaaatgaatcttagaaacaataaattaaaaaaaatcccaaactaaaatagcacattgatttaaaatttcttaagttttgaggattagaaaaaaataaataagtacataaaaataaaacaaattccgAATGTATTTGAAAGAAGCACAAAGGTCATGAAAGTATAAGCAGAAACCAAAAGGGAAAATctatttatcataaattgatgaattaaagggcataaaaacagttttcaataatagatttttttggaagggaacaaataatattttagtatctatattatacttttcactaacattgatttatttttatgtaactttaaatgacatttatattttatgatacaaaaacaatcagttttaattataattatttattgttcataaaacagagtttatttaatcaaaacactatactatgcattaaataccattaaaaagtaaaatttcacaaaaatttagaatttaagaaTGAATATTGCATTCCCCTTTTAATCCAATAACCCACTTAATTGCATAGATTTTGCTGGAACCGATGATGGCTTTAAACGGGGTTAATTGTATGATTAAAAAGATGCATCAAATAATGATACACAATAAGGATACGAGTTATTTTTAGCATAACAGTCAGCAGCTTTCATAAAACTATCTCTGCTTTCAGTATAAAGCTTGCCAGATTTGAAATGggtagctaaaaataaaaaaatcatttaatacaatttactaACAGTTGTatgtattacataaaattagaattaacttATTCTGATAGTAAAAAGCTTGTcagaacttaatttaaaaattttacttaccttaaaagaaaatcataaaataattaatgtttggtaaaaattaaattggtttcATTAGATGAATCAACATAACTTCCTTCTTACTTATTTATATGTTCTTagaagaaatgtttgtttaataacttataaacaTGTGCtaatatattgtattaatgcaataaaaaatatcggatcTACGTACTATAGTATATTAAGAAATACAAtgcattacaataaaaaaaagtaatcatttcagataaatattgaatttcagaaaatattgtttagaactctataaacttattatatttCGTTGAGAGAGAAAACATATTATCTAAAATTCTAATGGATTTATCAGTTAGAATGCAGTTTACCCAATATTTAGACCAatctttaaaatgagaaaatttttaatattgcaaagaataaaaatttttgaacgtCCTTCTAACAGTGAGaaggaaatagttttttcattgcacttaaatgtttttttttttttttttttaatgt
This window of the Parasteatoda tepidariorum isolate YZ-2023 chromosome 4, CAS_Ptep_4.0, whole genome shotgun sequence genome carries:
- the LOC107451690 gene encoding gamma-soluble NSF attachment protein; this translates as MNSPSKNLDQANQSIREAEKFLKTSFLKWKPDYDNAASEYVKAATHFKSGKLYTESRDSFMKAADCYAKNNSFFSAAKNYEQAALISKCMEDYKTAIDLIHRACQLFREHGTPDTAALTLDRGAKMVESKNPEVALQLYIKAADVVMIEDRPTQASEFVGKAARILVKLRRFDDAADMVKKEMEYHLQTNNTRAAGRLVVAQVLIHLMREDYVAADKAFKEGCNYCERDECGTLLDILEGFDQGDAEQLNRGLNSPFIKHMDVEFARLARSLLAETEESEKVAKKKTANSSNAQGQDEEDEYAEGLL